The following are encoded together in the Citrus sinensis cultivar Valencia sweet orange chromosome 1, DVS_A1.0, whole genome shotgun sequence genome:
- the LOC102617624 gene encoding bifunctional 3-dehydroquinate dehydratase/shikimate dehydrogenase, chloroplastic isoform X1, producing MIDFILNLIAAIRMRLSYLINIILTVASGSKLVSGGMRKNPTLICVPIMGESVDKMVVDMGKANASGADLVEIRLDGLKNFNPRENIKTLIKESPVPTLFTYRPIWEGGQYDGDENERVDVLRLAMELGADYIDVELQVAREFNDSIRGKKPEKCKVIVSSHNYQYTPSMEDLSNLVARIQASGADIVKFATTALDITDVARVFQITVHSQVPIIGLVMGERGLISRILCAKFGGFLTFGTLENGIVSAPGQPTIKDLLDLYNFRQMGPDTKVFGIIGKPVGHSKSPILYNEAFKSVGFNGVFVHLLVDDIAKFFQTYSSNDFAGFSCTIPHKEAAVKCCDEVDPVAKSIGAVNCIIRRQSDGKLFGYNTDYVGAISAIEDGLRGRLNVSGGVSSALAGKLFVVIGAGGAGKALAYGAKAKGARVVIANRTYDRARELAETVGGHALSLADLENFNPEDGMILANTTSIGMQPKVDETPIPKHALGHYALVFDAVYTPKITRLLREAEESGATIVSGLEMFIGQAYEQYERFTGLPAPKELFQKIMAKY from the exons ATGATTGATTTTATCCTGAATTTGATAGCTGCTATCAGAATGAGACtgagttatttaattaatataattttgacg gTTGCTTCTGGCTCAAAACTTGTAAGTGGAGGTATGAGGAAGAATCCAACCCTAATTTGCGTTCCTATAATGGGGGAATCAGTGGATAAGATGGTGGTTGATATGGGTAAGGCAAATGCTAGTGGTGCTGATCTTGTCGAAATTCGTTTAGATGGTTTGAAGAATTTCAATCCTCGTGAGAATATCAAAACTCTGATTAAAGAATCCCCTGTGCCCACCTTGTTCACCTACAG ACCGATTTGGGAGGGTGGTCAGTATGATGGTGATGAAAACGAGCGAGTGGATGTACTTCGGTTGGCCATGGAGTTGGGAGCTGATTACATTGATGTTGAGCTTCAG GTTGCTCGTGAGTTCAATGATTCCATACGTGGAAAGAAACCTGAAAAGTGCAAAGTCATAGTTTCTTCTCACAACTATCAGTATACTCCGTCTATGGAAGATCTCAGCAATCTTGTGGCAAGGATACAAGCATCTGGAGCTGATATAGTTAAGTTTGCGACGACTGCATTGGACATTACTGATGTGGCACGCGTTTTCCAAATAACTGTGCATTCTCAA GTTCCAATAATTGGACTTGTTATGGGTGAGAGGGGATTGATTTCACGGATACTTTGTGCAAAATTTGGTGGTTTTCTTACTTTTGGTACCCTTGAGAATGGAATTGTTTCGGCTCCTGGTCAACCAACAATAAAGGATTTGTTGGACCTTTATAACTTCAGACAGATGGGACCTGATACAAAAGTATTTGGAATTATTGGGAAGCCTGTTGGCCACAGCAAATCACCTATCTTATATAATGAAGCATTCAAGTCAGTTGGTTTCAATGGAGTTTTTGTACATCTGTTAGTGGATGACATTGCAAAATTTTTCCAGACTTATTCGTCCAACGATTTTGCCGGATTCAG TTGCACAATTCCCCACAAAGAAGCAGCAGTGAAGTGTTGTGATGAGGTTGATCCAGTTGCCAag TCAATAGGAGCTGTTAATTGTATCATAAGAAGACAAAGTGATGGGAAGTTATTTGGTTACAATACAGACTATGTTGGTGCTATTTCTGCTATTGAGGATGGACTAAGAG GTAGACTTAATGTCAGTGGTGGGGTCAGCTCAGCATTAGCAGGTAAGTTATTTGTGGTCATTGGAGCTGGTGGTGCTGGCAAGGCTCTTGCTTATGGTGCAAAAGCAAAGGGAGCAAGGGTTGTGATTGCCAATCGCACTTATG ATCGAGCCAGAGAACTTGCAGAGACTGTAGGAGGACATGCTTTATCTCTTGCCGACCTGGAAAATTTTAATCCGGAGGATGGCATGATTCTTGCAAACACAACGTCCATTGGAATGCAGCCAAAAGTTGATGAAACACCTATTCCGAAG CATGCTTTGGGACATTATGCGCTGGTCTTTGATGCTGTTTACACCCCGAAAATTACCAGACTCTTGAGAGAAGCAGAGGAGTCTGGAGCCACAATTGTGTCTGGGCTGGAGATGTTCATTGGACAGGCATATGAACAATACGAAAGATTCACTGGATTGCCCG CGCCGAAGGAACTATTTCAGAAAATCATGGCAAAGTACTAG
- the LOC102618089 gene encoding uncharacterized protein LOC102618089 — MDCNKDEAIRVKGIAESKMQSNDFAGARKFALKAQHLYQDLENISQMIMVCDVHCSAENKLFGNEMDWYGLLQIEQTANEATIKKQYRKFALQLHPDKNKFPGAETAFKLIGEAQRVLLDKDKRSLHDMKRKASVRRPVAPYQPPQKPTYSNVGTRNNFGSTFTGSNFQHQRPQQPAQPGINGDPTFWTMCPFCTVRYQYYRNVINKSIICQACNKPFVAYERGEQSFPTATNLGQPAFFQKKDVPSQGACKLEQVFKGNLAADNSKTACPQKTGCTSDFGKEKMNGKRGRKQVVESSESCSTESSSDFEVDVPVDESGDFNGGENFGHNKYQNPRRSSRRKQQVSYKENLSDDDDLVSHPKRFKGNGSSCATEKENEDALREEAAKLDNQSGSGAAVREEQKESKKKDSAHFQESLSNVKTDTEMAIGKETAEENGCVNISVARGDKKMSEATTDSAVDSTSGSAVNPELFEYPDPDFNDFEKDRKEECFLVGQVWAIYDTVDAMPRFYARIRKVFPSGFKLKITWLEPDLDADDEKEKEWVNNGLPFSCGKFKHGNSEDTEDRPMFSHLVSWEKGSGRNTYKIYPRKGEVWGLFKCWDFNWISDEDTNRKYDYEFVEILSDYAEGVGICVAYLAKVKGFVSVFCRKGKEGTDTVIIPPAELLRFSHSVPCFKLTGEEREGVLKGFFEIDPASLPLNLEEIAVPEILKEETGATHSNYSLGSFDREKSQAGYEGCTSMHQDELKETCLEPDNDRSVEDIEHRSATAASNADAIEIPDPEFYNFDAEKSKDRLQVGQIWSLYSDEDGLPKYYGQIVKVQTDPDFKLYLRWLESCSLPNNAICWHDERMPICCGRFKIKRGKLKGYPSTVSFSHMVSAEPASKKNEYTILPRNGEIWALYKNWNAEIKCSDLENCEYDIVEIIEAQNLHIEVLFLERVAGFNSVFKPQKESASAVMKISTEELLRFSHQIPAFKLTEERDGSLRGCWELDPAALPVHYFLL; from the coding sequence ATGGATTGCAATAAAGATGAGGCTATCAGAGTCAAAGGAATTGCTGAGAGCAAGATGCAGAGTAATGATTTTGCTGGGGCTCGTAAATTTGCACTCAAGGCCCAACACCTCTATCAGGATCTAGAGAATATTTCTCAAATGATAATGGTTTGTGATGTGCACTGTTCTGCTGAGAATAAATTGTTCGGGAATGAAATGGACTGGTATGGCCTCCTCCAGATTGAGCAGACAGCCAATGAAGCTACAATCAAAAAGCAGTACAGGAAGTTTGCCCTCCAACTTCATCCGGACAAAAATAAGTTTCCTGGTGCAGAAACTGCTTTCAAGCTGATTGGGGAAGCGCAAAGAGTGCTCTTGGATAAAGATAAACGGTCCCTGCATGATATGAAACGCAAAGCATCTGTGAGAAGACCTGTTGCACCTTATCAGCCCCCACAGAAGCCAACTTACTCAAATGTAGGGACTCGAAATAATTTTGGGAGCACTTTTACAGGCTCAAATTTCCAACACCAGAGGCCACAACAGCCAGCACAACCTGGCATTAATGGTGACCCGACTTTCTGGACTATGTGTCCATTTTGTACGGTGAGGTACCAATATTATAGAAATGTTATCAATAAATCTATCATTTGTCAAGCTTGCAATAAGCCCTTCGTTGCATATGAAAGGGGTGAGCAAAGTTTTCCTACAGCAACTAACTTGGGTCAGCCGGCATTCTTCCAAAAGAAAGATGTTCCAAGTCAGGGTGCCTGCAAGTTAGAACAGGTATTTAAGGGGAATTTGGCTGCAGATAATTCTAAGACAGCTTGTCCTCAAAAGACAGGCTGCACTTCTGATTTTGGTAAAGAAAAGATGAATGGTAAGAGAGGGAGGAAGCAGGTAGTGGAATCCAGTGAAAGTTGCAGTACTGAAAGCAGCAGTGACTTTGAAGTAGATGTGCCAGTTGATGAGAGTGGTGATTTCAATGGTGGAGAGAATTTTGGgcataataaatatcaaaatccacGGAGATCTAGTAGGCGTAAGCAGCAGGTTTCATACAAGGAGAATTtgagtgatgatgatgacttgGTAAGCCATCCGAAAAGGTTCAAAGGGAATGGATCATCTTGTGCCACTGAaaaagagaatgaagatgCTTTGAGAGAAGAGGCGGCTAAATTAGATAATCAATCTGGTTCAGGTGCAGCTGTGAGAGAAGAACAGAAAGAgtctaaaaagaaagatagtGCACATTTCCAAGAGAGCTTATCAAATGTGAAAACAGATACTGAGATGGCGATCGGAAAAGAAACAGCTGAGGAGAATGGCTGTGTGAATATTTCTGTAGCTCGTGGTGATAAGAAAATGTCTGAGGCTACTACTGATTCTGCAGTAGATTCCACCTCTGGAAGTGCAGTAAACCCTGAACTTTTTGAATATCCTGATCCAGACTTCAATGACTTTGAGAAGGACAGGAAAGAAGAGTGCTTCTTGGTAGGCCAGGTGTGGGCAATTTACGATACTGTTGATGCCATGCCTAGATTCTACGCTCGGATCAGAAAAGTTTTTCCCTCTGGCTTCAAGTTGAAAATAACATGGCTAGAGCCAGATCTAGATGCAGAtgatgagaaagaaaaagaatgggTGAATAATGGCTTACCGTTTTCTTGTGGTAAGTTTAAACATGGGAACTCTGAGGACACTGAAGATCGTCCTATGTTCTCTCATTTGGTTTCATGGGAGAAAGGCAGCGGCAGAAATACTTACAAGATATATCCAAGAAAGGGAGAAGTTTGGGGCCTCTTCAAATGCTGGGATTTTAATTGGATATCTGATGAAGATACTAATCGGAAGTatgattatgaatttgttgaaATCTTGTCAGACTATGCTGAGGGTGTTGGTATTTGCGTTGCATACTTGGCTAAGGTGAAAGGCTTTGTTAGTGTGTTCTGTAGAAAGGGTAAGGAAGGAACAGACACGGTTATAATTCCACCTGCTGAACTATTGAGGTTCTCCCACAGCGTTCCGTGCTTTAAACTGACTGGCGAGGAGAGAGAAGGTGTGTTGAAAGGgttttttgaaattgatcCAGCTTCTCTGCCTTTGAATCTTGAAGAGATTGCTGTTcctgaaattttgaaagaagagACTGGTGCTACTCATTCCAATTATTCTTTAGGATCTTTTGATAGAGAAAAATCTCAGGCGGGGTATGAAGGATGCACATCTATGCACCAAGATGAATTGAAAGAAACGTGTCTAGAACCTGATAATGATAGGTCAGTTGAGGATATTGAACATCGAAGTGCTACTGCAGCTTCAAATGCAGACGCCATTGAAATTCCAGACCCAGAATTTTACAACTTTGATGCAGAGAAGTCCAAAGACAGGTTGCAGGTTGGTCAGATCTGGTCATTGTACAGCGATGAGGATGGCTTGCCGAAGTACTATGGTCAAATTGTGAAAGTTCAGACTGACCCAGATTTTAAATTGTATCTGAGGTGGCTTGAAAGCTGCTCACTTCCAAACAACGCAATTTGTTGGCATGATGAACGCATGCCCATTTGCTGTGGAAGATTCAAGATTAAAAGGGGTAAATTGAAGGGATATCCTTCCACTGTTTCCTTTTCACATATGGTGAGTGCTGAACCTGCAAGTAAGAAGAATGAGTACACCATTCTTCCCAGGAATGGTGAGATATGGGCCTTGTATAAGAATTGGAATGCTGAAATTAAATGTTCTGACTTGGAGAATTGTGAATATGATATAGTTGAAATCATTGAGGCGCAGAACTTGCATATAGAAGTCTTATTTTTGGAGCGTGTTGCTGGTTTCAACTCGGTTTTTAAGCCTCAGAAAGAATCAGCATCAGCTGTTATGAAGATCTCCACAGAGGAGCTACTTAGGTTCTCCCATCAAATTCCTGCTTTCAAGCTGACTGAAGAGAGAGATGGCAGCCTGAGAGGCTGTTGGGAACTTGATCCTGCTGCATTACCGGTGCATTACTTTTTGCTTTAA
- the LOC102617624 gene encoding bifunctional 3-dehydroquinate dehydratase/shikimate dehydrogenase, chloroplastic isoform X3: MESPNLLVASGSKLVSGGMRKNPTLICVPIMGESVDKMVVDMGKANASGADLVEIRLDGLKNFNPRENIKTLIKESPVPTLFTYRPIWEGGQYDGDENERVDVLRLAMELGADYIDVELQVAREFNDSIRGKKPEKCKVIVSSHNYQYTPSMEDLSNLVARIQASGADIVKFATTALDITDVARVFQITVHSQVPIIGLVMGERGLISRILCAKFGGFLTFGTLENGIVSAPGQPTIKDLLDLYNFRQMGPDTKVFGIIGKPVGHSKSPILYNEAFKSVGFNGVFVHLLVDDIAKFFQTYSSNDFAGFSCTIPHKEAAVKCCDEVDPVAKSIGAVNCIIRRQSDGKLFGYNTDYVGAISAIEDGLRGRLNVSGGVSSALAGKLFVVIGAGGAGKALAYGAKAKGARVVIANRTYDRARELAETVGGHALSLADLENFNPEDGMILANTTSIGMQPKVDETPIPKHALGHYALVFDAVYTPKITRLLREAEESGATIVSGLEMFIGQAYEQYERFTGLPAPKELFQKIMAKY, encoded by the exons ATGGAATCTCCCAACCTTTTG gTTGCTTCTGGCTCAAAACTTGTAAGTGGAGGTATGAGGAAGAATCCAACCCTAATTTGCGTTCCTATAATGGGGGAATCAGTGGATAAGATGGTGGTTGATATGGGTAAGGCAAATGCTAGTGGTGCTGATCTTGTCGAAATTCGTTTAGATGGTTTGAAGAATTTCAATCCTCGTGAGAATATCAAAACTCTGATTAAAGAATCCCCTGTGCCCACCTTGTTCACCTACAG ACCGATTTGGGAGGGTGGTCAGTATGATGGTGATGAAAACGAGCGAGTGGATGTACTTCGGTTGGCCATGGAGTTGGGAGCTGATTACATTGATGTTGAGCTTCAG GTTGCTCGTGAGTTCAATGATTCCATACGTGGAAAGAAACCTGAAAAGTGCAAAGTCATAGTTTCTTCTCACAACTATCAGTATACTCCGTCTATGGAAGATCTCAGCAATCTTGTGGCAAGGATACAAGCATCTGGAGCTGATATAGTTAAGTTTGCGACGACTGCATTGGACATTACTGATGTGGCACGCGTTTTCCAAATAACTGTGCATTCTCAA GTTCCAATAATTGGACTTGTTATGGGTGAGAGGGGATTGATTTCACGGATACTTTGTGCAAAATTTGGTGGTTTTCTTACTTTTGGTACCCTTGAGAATGGAATTGTTTCGGCTCCTGGTCAACCAACAATAAAGGATTTGTTGGACCTTTATAACTTCAGACAGATGGGACCTGATACAAAAGTATTTGGAATTATTGGGAAGCCTGTTGGCCACAGCAAATCACCTATCTTATATAATGAAGCATTCAAGTCAGTTGGTTTCAATGGAGTTTTTGTACATCTGTTAGTGGATGACATTGCAAAATTTTTCCAGACTTATTCGTCCAACGATTTTGCCGGATTCAG TTGCACAATTCCCCACAAAGAAGCAGCAGTGAAGTGTTGTGATGAGGTTGATCCAGTTGCCAag TCAATAGGAGCTGTTAATTGTATCATAAGAAGACAAAGTGATGGGAAGTTATTTGGTTACAATACAGACTATGTTGGTGCTATTTCTGCTATTGAGGATGGACTAAGAG GTAGACTTAATGTCAGTGGTGGGGTCAGCTCAGCATTAGCAGGTAAGTTATTTGTGGTCATTGGAGCTGGTGGTGCTGGCAAGGCTCTTGCTTATGGTGCAAAAGCAAAGGGAGCAAGGGTTGTGATTGCCAATCGCACTTATG ATCGAGCCAGAGAACTTGCAGAGACTGTAGGAGGACATGCTTTATCTCTTGCCGACCTGGAAAATTTTAATCCGGAGGATGGCATGATTCTTGCAAACACAACGTCCATTGGAATGCAGCCAAAAGTTGATGAAACACCTATTCCGAAG CATGCTTTGGGACATTATGCGCTGGTCTTTGATGCTGTTTACACCCCGAAAATTACCAGACTCTTGAGAGAAGCAGAGGAGTCTGGAGCCACAATTGTGTCTGGGCTGGAGATGTTCATTGGACAGGCATATGAACAATACGAAAGATTCACTGGATTGCCCG CGCCGAAGGAACTATTTCAGAAAATCATGGCAAAGTACTAG
- the LOC102617624 gene encoding bifunctional 3-dehydroquinate dehydratase/shikimate dehydrogenase, chloroplastic isoform X2, which translates to MESPNLLVASGSKLVSGGMRKNPTLICVPIMGESVDKMVVDMGKANASGADLVEIRLDGLKNFNPRENIKTLIKESPVPTLFTYRPIWEGGQYDGDENERVDVLRLAMELGADYIDVELQVAREFNDSIRGKKPEKCKVIVSSHNYQYTPSMEDLSNLVARIQASGADIVKFATTALDITDVARVFQITVHSQVSHVPIIGLVMGERGLISRILCAKFGGFLTFGTLENGIVSAPGQPTIKDLLDLYNFRQMGPDTKVFGIIGKPVGHSKSPILYNEAFKSVGFNGVFVHLLVDDIAKFFQTYSSNDFAGFSCTIPHKEAAVKCCDEVDPVAKSIGAVNCIIRRQSDGKLFGYNTDYVGAISAIEDGLRGRLNVSGGVSSALAGKLFVVIGAGGAGKALAYGAKAKGARVVIANRTYDRARELAETVGGHALSLADLENFNPEDGMILANTTSIGMQPKVDETPIPKHALGHYALVFDAVYTPKITRLLREAEESGATIVSGLEMFIGQAYEQYERFTGLPAPKELFQKIMAKY; encoded by the exons ATGGAATCTCCCAACCTTTTG gTTGCTTCTGGCTCAAAACTTGTAAGTGGAGGTATGAGGAAGAATCCAACCCTAATTTGCGTTCCTATAATGGGGGAATCAGTGGATAAGATGGTGGTTGATATGGGTAAGGCAAATGCTAGTGGTGCTGATCTTGTCGAAATTCGTTTAGATGGTTTGAAGAATTTCAATCCTCGTGAGAATATCAAAACTCTGATTAAAGAATCCCCTGTGCCCACCTTGTTCACCTACAG ACCGATTTGGGAGGGTGGTCAGTATGATGGTGATGAAAACGAGCGAGTGGATGTACTTCGGTTGGCCATGGAGTTGGGAGCTGATTACATTGATGTTGAGCTTCAG GTTGCTCGTGAGTTCAATGATTCCATACGTGGAAAGAAACCTGAAAAGTGCAAAGTCATAGTTTCTTCTCACAACTATCAGTATACTCCGTCTATGGAAGATCTCAGCAATCTTGTGGCAAGGATACAAGCATCTGGAGCTGATATAGTTAAGTTTGCGACGACTGCATTGGACATTACTGATGTGGCACGCGTTTTCCAAATAACTGTGCATTCTCAAGTAAGTCAC GTTCCAATAATTGGACTTGTTATGGGTGAGAGGGGATTGATTTCACGGATACTTTGTGCAAAATTTGGTGGTTTTCTTACTTTTGGTACCCTTGAGAATGGAATTGTTTCGGCTCCTGGTCAACCAACAATAAAGGATTTGTTGGACCTTTATAACTTCAGACAGATGGGACCTGATACAAAAGTATTTGGAATTATTGGGAAGCCTGTTGGCCACAGCAAATCACCTATCTTATATAATGAAGCATTCAAGTCAGTTGGTTTCAATGGAGTTTTTGTACATCTGTTAGTGGATGACATTGCAAAATTTTTCCAGACTTATTCGTCCAACGATTTTGCCGGATTCAG TTGCACAATTCCCCACAAAGAAGCAGCAGTGAAGTGTTGTGATGAGGTTGATCCAGTTGCCAag TCAATAGGAGCTGTTAATTGTATCATAAGAAGACAAAGTGATGGGAAGTTATTTGGTTACAATACAGACTATGTTGGTGCTATTTCTGCTATTGAGGATGGACTAAGAG GTAGACTTAATGTCAGTGGTGGGGTCAGCTCAGCATTAGCAGGTAAGTTATTTGTGGTCATTGGAGCTGGTGGTGCTGGCAAGGCTCTTGCTTATGGTGCAAAAGCAAAGGGAGCAAGGGTTGTGATTGCCAATCGCACTTATG ATCGAGCCAGAGAACTTGCAGAGACTGTAGGAGGACATGCTTTATCTCTTGCCGACCTGGAAAATTTTAATCCGGAGGATGGCATGATTCTTGCAAACACAACGTCCATTGGAATGCAGCCAAAAGTTGATGAAACACCTATTCCGAAG CATGCTTTGGGACATTATGCGCTGGTCTTTGATGCTGTTTACACCCCGAAAATTACCAGACTCTTGAGAGAAGCAGAGGAGTCTGGAGCCACAATTGTGTCTGGGCTGGAGATGTTCATTGGACAGGCATATGAACAATACGAAAGATTCACTGGATTGCCCG CGCCGAAGGAACTATTTCAGAAAATCATGGCAAAGTACTAG